The Acidobacteriota bacterium genome has a segment encoding these proteins:
- the pheS gene encoding phenylalanine--tRNA ligase subunit alpha, protein MTPEQRIKALRREVEAALGSAGTPEELEALRVRFLGRKQGAVTQVMALLKDAPAGERPMLGRLANELKVFAEEAFEARGAEIARAGEERRLHAEAMDVTLPGRRTFMGRRHPLTTVREELEEIFVAMGFSIESGPEVENDFYNFEALNIPKDHPARDMQDTFFLEHGALLRTHTSPVQIRTMLKKKPPLQVIAPGKVYRRDYDIRHTPMFVQIEGLAVGPAVTFSNLKATLEHFARRFFCETTRLRFRPSFFPFTEPSAEVDVACAVCDGKGCRLCGGTGWIEILGAGMVHPNVFRAVDIDPERWTGFAFGMGVDRMAVLKYGINDSRQFYENDLRFLRQFPP, encoded by the coding sequence ATGACCCCGGAGCAGCGAATCAAGGCCCTCCGCCGCGAAGTGGAAGCGGCCCTCGGGAGCGCGGGCACTCCGGAGGAGCTTGAGGCGTTGCGCGTGCGCTTCCTGGGTCGCAAGCAGGGTGCGGTGACGCAGGTCATGGCGCTCCTCAAGGACGCGCCCGCCGGGGAGCGTCCTATGCTCGGGCGCCTTGCGAACGAGCTCAAGGTTTTCGCGGAAGAGGCGTTCGAGGCGCGCGGGGCGGAGATCGCGCGGGCGGGCGAGGAGCGGCGGCTCCACGCGGAGGCGATGGACGTGACGCTGCCGGGGCGGCGGACGTTTATGGGCCGCCGCCACCCTCTCACGACGGTGCGGGAGGAGCTGGAGGAGATTTTCGTCGCCATGGGCTTTTCGATAGAATCGGGCCCGGAGGTCGAAAACGACTTCTACAACTTCGAGGCCCTCAACATCCCCAAGGACCATCCGGCGCGCGACATGCAGGACACCTTCTTCCTGGAGCACGGCGCGCTCCTGCGCACGCACACCTCGCCCGTGCAAATCCGGACGATGCTCAAAAAGAAGCCGCCGCTTCAAGTCATCGCCCCCGGCAAGGTTTACCGGCGCGACTACGATATCCGGCACACGCCGATGTTCGTTCAAATCGAAGGGCTCGCGGTGGGCCCGGCGGTCACGTTCTCGAACCTCAAGGCCACGCTGGAGCATTTCGCCCGGCGGTTCTTCTGCGAAACCACCCGCCTGCGCTTCCGCCCGAGCTTTTTCCCCTTCACGGAGCCGAGCGCCGAGGTGGACGTCGCCTGCGCGGTATGCGATGGGAAGGGATGCCGCCTCTGCGGCGGCACGGGCTGGATCGAGATTTTGGGCGCCGGCATGGTGCACCCGAACGTCTTTCGCGCCGTGGACATCGACCCCGAGCGCTGGACGGGCTTTGCCTTCGGCATGGGCGTGGACCGCATGGCCGTCCTCAAGTACGGCATTAATGACTCGCGCCAGTTCTACGAGAACGACCTGCGTTTTCTGAGGCAATTTCCGCCGTAA
- a CDS encoding ABC transporter ATP-binding protein, which translates to MVSEPFLRVERLAKRFALREIFSDVSFELRPGDAAALVGPNGSGKTTLLRILASLLRPTEGAFFWSPAPGDGGGGGSVVSEEAMRRSLGFVGHDALLYGDLSVERNLFLFAELYRVADRPKSVRDAVEHWGLGPFRRLAVNVLSRGLRQRAALARATLHTPRVLLLDEPFAGLDAAYAERLESFLKEVSRDGRALLFTSHEAQRVGRLASRMLHLEGRRCEERKLLTQAAPPSGRMASPPEGAP; encoded by the coding sequence ATGGTTTCGGAACCTTTCCTGCGCGTAGAGCGGCTTGCGAAGCGCTTCGCCCTCCGCGAAATTTTTTCGGACGTTTCGTTCGAGCTGCGCCCGGGCGACGCCGCGGCCCTGGTCGGCCCGAACGGAAGCGGCAAAACGACGCTCCTGCGCATCCTGGCGTCGCTCCTTCGCCCCACCGAAGGGGCGTTTTTCTGGTCGCCGGCGCCCGGAGATGGCGGTGGGGGGGGCTCGGTCGTTTCTGAGGAAGCGATGCGGCGCTCCCTGGGATTTGTCGGCCACGACGCCCTCCTTTACGGAGACCTCTCCGTGGAGCGGAATCTTTTCTTGTTTGCGGAGCTCTACCGCGTGGCCGATCGCCCGAAAAGCGTGCGGGACGCCGTGGAGCACTGGGGCCTCGGGCCGTTCCGCCGACTGGCCGTCAACGTGCTTTCCCGCGGCCTTCGCCAGCGGGCGGCGCTTGCCCGCGCAACGCTTCACACCCCGCGCGTGCTTCTTCTGGACGAGCCTTTCGCGGGACTTGACGCCGCCTACGCGGAGCGCCTCGAGTCCTTCCTTAAAGAGGTGTCCCGGGACGGCCGGGCGCTTCTTTTCACGTCGCACGAGGCGCAGCGGGTCGGGCGGTTGGCTTCCCGCATGCTCCATCTTGAGGGGAGGCGCTGCGAGGAGCGCAAGCTTTTGACGCAAGCTGCTCCCCCGTCGGGCCGTATGGCGAGCCCACCGGAGGGTGCGCCATGA
- a CDS encoding heme exporter protein CcmB — protein sequence MMRAAWTVFRADMALEWAARERVLTMALFGLLSALVFHFTLFWDESVLDRVATGGLWIAFFFSATLGLGRTFVAEKEHGAFDAMLLMPAPADAVYVGKTAGNFLLIFLTQVFVWSAFSLLFRLPVRSLGWLAALLGISTLGIAALGTLLAAVSVHTKKREMLFPLLFFPLALPLIMVGAEGWAAALAGAGAGHFLMILLACAVLYLASGTVLFEYVARE from the coding sequence ATGATGCGTGCCGCCTGGACCGTATTCCGCGCCGACATGGCCCTCGAATGGGCCGCCCGGGAGCGGGTTCTCACCATGGCGCTCTTCGGGCTTCTCTCCGCCTTGGTCTTTCACTTTACGCTCTTTTGGGACGAAAGCGTTCTCGACCGCGTCGCCACCGGCGGCCTTTGGATCGCGTTCTTTTTCTCGGCGACGCTTGGCCTGGGGCGCACCTTTGTGGCCGAAAAAGAACACGGCGCCTTCGACGCCATGCTGCTCATGCCGGCGCCGGCGGACGCGGTCTACGTGGGAAAGACGGCCGGCAATTTCCTTTTGATTTTCTTGACGCAGGTCTTTGTCTGGAGCGCGTTTTCGCTCCTTTTCCGCCTGCCAGTGCGGAGCCTCGGGTGGCTCGCGGCGCTTTTGGGAATTTCCACCCTCGGCATCGCCGCCCTCGGCACGCTCCTGGCCGCCGTCTCCGTGCACACGAAAAAGCGGGAAATGCTTTTTCCGCTTCTTTTCTTTCCCCTGGCGCTTCCTTTAATTATGGTCGGCGCGGAGGGGTGGGCCGCGGCCTTGGCGGGCGCGGGCGCGGGGCATTTTCTCATGATTCTTTTGGCGTGCGCCGTCCTCTACCTCGCTTCGGGAACGGTGCTCTTCGAATACGTGGCGCGGGAATAG
- a CDS encoding S8 family serine peptidase codes for MEQIARGGEAPPGTAFETPAFLQNNREAMDPSLLKFGPYKFDPSRGLPALPSLGVGMGTGPKGGGQELLLIVQHDGVITKEWREQLLGLGAEILDYMPNNAYVVRVAAANQGAVRTLPGTRAVEQYPPAFKLGAALEELITEPGGPYMSEFNGAIAPDGTVALRIGLAQGRTKASLVPGLNPNLEVVYSSEEDGLVVVRVDVMQLAGLVHGLIHNADVYSVDVVPPMKPMNYTRTAYLQSANMSDHTIWAQGLTGYGQIAALYDNPCDTGSCYLRYSDVWCGEAVCGISDFPTPNCPDNKVISIRTYLLAACRDIEPGVLPGSGGTHGTWVASSIVGDDFGTNGLATELGVTTTSPEQFGMAPGAQLVVFSEDIGDPSLVGWYTQVGVNYAEAIFHWSYEHANALTKSGQNEWGAYIGARAANYPWGYDYPSIQYDEFAFRTDNALWYMRDFLLVTAAGDAGPNSGTLNGGPQVAKNALTVGAADAANPENVDATSSHGMTLDGRLKPEVIAFSGTTMAATGSQENQTTPTCLTGVYTGTSVASALVTGAAVLVGEYFMDGYYPSGADTRGTPIDDYRDQVFPVGSGDSFSPSSALVKAMLINSCRNMTGNYTATTGGGGASAPRPTGGQGWGRMVLDDVLSFSGESDRQVLVLNDVYNGATTLTDASGIPLAHGMQPRASLETGQRHTFTVQVDGGGAVGNTGEGGLKITLAWSDPTGAIRAAFPAINNLNLRAWAPDGTLYVGNNFTAGSAPWTAAGLVSPDNLNNVECIFLDKPTISGSKVGPWTIEVLGANIPGNGRVEQSRPGGGEQISSVFQGYALVVVGNVAAGDRARLSWDKTAYTCDDQAVVYMKDTSLAKSNFDIVVRVYDYAGNVYDKETLTVLPGPGPMWETPAIDVTDSAPTQENGILELLHGFVVEARHADEDPPGYEAVASTTANCAVRLWLAESQLSGGCDGSPQREEFIDRWEIVTITHTVKLAQLEDVTDLWIDVVSLNPNVRVLMEAAYIGVVRAGATFQFSFTVQEWTGLTNPGDLVEFKVLGWSPADGLSQPSGYNRTYELERDWSEEYYNTNYPTGTTTGVNPWTGGTEWNDLTAAPGGNVDVPATGFCFDTEHGGTQGWASASFWCAETYNCCSNHDYVWAEGPGAAGICGAETLYRLPLDTGGTGTGSWVQHDESYQGTGTASCQSNYCFGKALSAPEGDPTLCQSNDPIEYECFKACGGGYFCYNYNFGVLRSPVIEKVHPFVGGIPHQHSPGCTEWHLEFLRSTHWSNYNYMAYGRYPTGASNWFAIIIDGDTADQSQCSTTYYLPTQWNTTLISRCCWGNCDFHGRVEEYCWWWQHAQHTTWDSGDNKWAKDLHADDPGYKDPKVNPHCVPDNLGPEEDQILTPFGQIGDSFRWAIAEWGANWSTPDCVPPYQFGPGGITCPSLPRPPGLGGYFIDNWNIEWTEFQAVDDPTPLTSPCGQPDIWFQPKQYSVCTAGARAEIWVQDIAGKYMAGQLVVRVRSFNTGDVEDFVLLETPTLGLFRGYVPMSTEVLPNPDADKANPVPGMDNVLYVTTADNLIANYDPDGVPDNGDEVEAIGATECPTVSAYYLKHVAWDTDPCADNDGWLDGGERADVVVSINNVSQEVSLVGAEVSLRTNDPAVSMCKNGISFGTVPPLTVVDNAADPFEICADDALISWPETNTPYLVEFDVHITADNSQGAPTRQLMVMALDVEADDTGCDPVPWSDDFQTEPSGQQFSALMDSGVVPLGRMNQEPDNGLCPLVADFCGDAAEGAQYREVNDWNITHTGTQLRPEAGGIKGDLPPIDHTDGTGKCFANNHGYDSGLQVYGGVTPLKVDYAYTKGYGGAVEGVAFALCGEDDPTCILAGNCCSDGVDNDSDGATDIADRTGYELRFWHMAHM; via the coding sequence ATGGAGCAGATCGCGCGGGGAGGGGAGGCGCCGCCGGGAACGGCGTTCGAGACTCCGGCGTTCTTGCAGAACAACCGCGAGGCGATGGACCCGTCGCTCCTGAAGTTTGGGCCGTATAAGTTTGACCCTAGTAGAGGTCTGCCTGCGCTTCCCTCGCTTGGGGTGGGGATGGGCACCGGCCCGAAGGGGGGCGGACAGGAATTGCTGTTGATCGTGCAGCACGACGGGGTGATTACGAAGGAGTGGCGCGAGCAGCTCCTTGGCCTGGGAGCGGAAATATTGGACTACATGCCCAACAACGCGTACGTGGTTCGCGTGGCGGCGGCGAATCAGGGAGCGGTGAGGACGCTTCCGGGGACGCGGGCGGTGGAGCAGTACCCGCCGGCGTTCAAGCTCGGGGCGGCGCTGGAGGAGTTGATCACGGAGCCGGGCGGTCCGTATATGTCGGAGTTTAATGGTGCGATCGCGCCGGACGGAACGGTGGCGCTGCGGATAGGCCTGGCGCAGGGGCGAACGAAGGCGAGTCTGGTGCCGGGGCTGAATCCGAACCTTGAGGTTGTGTACAGTTCGGAAGAGGACGGTCTGGTGGTGGTGCGGGTTGACGTGATGCAGCTTGCGGGACTGGTCCACGGACTGATCCACAACGCGGACGTGTACTCGGTGGACGTGGTTCCGCCGATGAAGCCGATGAACTACACGCGGACGGCGTATTTGCAGTCGGCCAATATGAGCGACCACACGATTTGGGCGCAGGGCTTGACGGGGTATGGGCAGATTGCCGCACTGTACGACAACCCCTGCGACACGGGAAGCTGCTACTTGAGGTACAGTGACGTGTGGTGCGGGGAGGCGGTGTGCGGTATATCTGATTTTCCCACGCCGAACTGCCCGGACAACAAGGTGATAAGCATCCGCACGTATTTGTTGGCGGCGTGCAGGGATATAGAACCGGGCGTGTTGCCTGGATCAGGAGGCACGCACGGAACGTGGGTGGCGTCCAGCATTGTAGGGGACGATTTCGGCACGAACGGGCTGGCGACCGAGCTGGGTGTGACGACGACGTCTCCGGAGCAGTTCGGGATGGCGCCCGGGGCGCAGTTGGTGGTGTTTTCCGAGGATATAGGGGATCCTTCGCTGGTGGGCTGGTACACGCAGGTAGGCGTCAACTATGCGGAAGCCATCTTTCATTGGAGCTACGAGCACGCGAATGCGTTGACCAAGTCGGGACAGAACGAGTGGGGGGCGTACATTGGTGCTCGAGCAGCCAACTATCCATGGGGCTATGACTACCCCTCGATCCAGTACGACGAGTTTGCCTTCAGGACGGACAACGCCCTGTGGTATATGAGGGATTTCTTGCTGGTTACGGCGGCGGGAGATGCGGGACCGAATTCGGGGACGTTGAACGGAGGGCCGCAGGTGGCGAAGAACGCGCTGACGGTGGGGGCGGCGGACGCGGCGAATCCGGAGAATGTGGACGCCACCTCGTCGCACGGCATGACGCTGGACGGGCGCCTCAAGCCGGAGGTGATCGCCTTCAGCGGGACGACGATGGCGGCGACGGGGTCGCAGGAGAACCAGACCACGCCGACGTGCTTGACGGGGGTCTACACGGGCACGTCGGTGGCGTCGGCGCTGGTGACTGGGGCCGCGGTGCTGGTGGGAGAGTATTTCATGGACGGTTATTACCCGTCTGGAGCGGACACGCGCGGCACGCCCATCGACGACTACCGCGACCAGGTCTTCCCGGTAGGCTCGGGAGACAGCTTCTCGCCGTCGAGCGCGCTGGTGAAGGCGATGCTGATTAACTCGTGCCGGAACATGACGGGTAACTATACGGCGACGACGGGAGGCGGGGGAGCGAGCGCGCCCCGGCCGACGGGAGGACAGGGCTGGGGCCGGATGGTGCTGGACGACGTGCTGTCGTTCAGCGGGGAGTCGGATCGGCAGGTGCTGGTGCTGAACGACGTGTACAACGGGGCGACGACGCTGACAGACGCGAGCGGGATTCCGCTTGCGCACGGGATGCAGCCGAGGGCGTCGCTCGAGACGGGGCAGAGGCATACGTTTACCGTGCAGGTGGATGGCGGGGGCGCCGTGGGCAACACGGGAGAGGGAGGATTGAAGATTACGCTGGCATGGAGCGATCCGACGGGGGCGATTCGGGCGGCTTTCCCTGCGATCAACAACCTGAACCTGAGGGCGTGGGCGCCGGACGGGACGCTGTACGTGGGCAACAACTTCACGGCGGGGTCGGCGCCGTGGACGGCGGCGGGGCTGGTGTCGCCGGACAACCTCAACAACGTGGAGTGCATCTTCCTGGACAAGCCGACGATATCGGGCTCGAAGGTTGGGCCGTGGACGATCGAGGTGCTGGGGGCGAACATTCCGGGCAACGGTCGGGTGGAGCAATCGAGGCCCGGCGGGGGAGAACAGATCTCGTCGGTGTTTCAGGGCTACGCGCTGGTCGTGGTGGGCAACGTGGCGGCCGGCGACAGGGCGCGGCTGTCGTGGGACAAGACGGCGTATACGTGCGACGACCAGGCGGTGGTGTACATGAAGGACACGAGCCTGGCGAAGTCGAATTTCGACATCGTGGTGAGGGTGTATGATTATGCGGGTAACGTGTATGACAAGGAGACGCTCACGGTGTTGCCCGGGCCGGGGCCGATGTGGGAGACGCCTGCGATTGATGTGACGGACAGCGCGCCGACGCAGGAAAACGGGATATTGGAACTGTTGCACGGTTTTGTGGTGGAGGCGAGGCATGCGGACGAGGACCCGCCCGGATATGAGGCTGTGGCGAGCACGACGGCGAACTGCGCGGTGCGGCTGTGGCTGGCGGAAAGTCAGTTGAGCGGAGGCTGCGACGGGAGTCCGCAACGAGAGGAGTTTATTGACAGGTGGGAGATCGTGACGATTACGCACACGGTGAAGCTGGCGCAGTTGGAGGACGTGACCGACCTGTGGATCGACGTGGTGTCCCTGAATCCGAACGTGAGGGTGTTAATGGAGGCGGCGTACATCGGGGTTGTGAGAGCCGGGGCGACGTTCCAGTTCTCGTTCACGGTGCAGGAATGGACCGGGTTGACGAACCCCGGGGACCTGGTGGAGTTTAAGGTGCTGGGGTGGTCGCCGGCGGACGGGCTGTCACAGCCGAGCGGGTACAACCGGACGTACGAGTTGGAGCGGGATTGGTCTGAGGAGTATTACAATACGAACTACCCGACGGGGACGACGACGGGAGTGAATCCATGGACGGGCGGAACGGAGTGGAACGACCTGACGGCGGCGCCCGGGGGGAACGTGGACGTTCCGGCGACGGGGTTCTGCTTTGACACTGAGCACGGAGGCACGCAGGGCTGGGCGTCCGCGTCGTTCTGGTGCGCGGAGACCTACAACTGCTGCTCGAACCACGACTACGTGTGGGCCGAGGGGCCGGGCGCGGCAGGGATTTGCGGCGCCGAGACCCTGTACCGCCTTCCCCTTGACACGGGTGGGACCGGCACGGGCTCCTGGGTGCAGCATGATGAGTCGTATCAAGGTACAGGGACTGCATCCTGCCAGAGCAATTACTGTTTCGGGAAGGCCTTGTCGGCCCCCGAGGGTGACCCCACCCTGTGCCAGTCGAACGACCCCATAGAGTACGAGTGCTTCAAGGCTTGCGGCGGCGGGTACTTCTGCTACAACTACAACTTCGGGGTTCTGCGCTCGCCGGTCATCGAGAAGGTGCACCCGTTCGTGGGAGGGATACCGCACCAGCACTCGCCGGGGTGCACGGAGTGGCACCTGGAGTTTCTGCGCTCGACGCACTGGTCGAACTACAACTACATGGCCTACGGGAGATACCCGACGGGCGCCAGCAACTGGTTCGCGATAATCATCGACGGCGACACGGCGGATCAGTCGCAGTGCTCGACGACGTATTATTTGCCGACGCAGTGGAACACCACGCTCATTTCGCGGTGCTGCTGGGGGAACTGCGATTTTCACGGGCGGGTGGAGGAGTATTGCTGGTGGTGGCAGCACGCGCAGCACACCACTTGGGATAGCGGGGATAACAAGTGGGCGAAGGACCTGCATGCGGATGATCCGGGATATAAGGATCCGAAGGTGAACCCGCACTGCGTGCCGGACAACCTGGGGCCGGAGGAGGACCAGATTCTGACGCCGTTCGGGCAGATCGGTGACTCTTTCCGGTGGGCTATCGCGGAGTGGGGAGCTAACTGGTCGACGCCGGACTGCGTGCCGCCGTACCAGTTCGGGCCGGGAGGCATAACTTGTCCGAGCTTGCCGCGTCCGCCGGGTCTCGGGGGATATTTCATCGACAACTGGAACATCGAGTGGACGGAGTTTCAGGCTGTCGACGACCCGACGCCGCTTACTTCGCCGTGCGGGCAGCCGGACATCTGGTTCCAGCCGAAGCAGTACTCGGTGTGCACGGCCGGAGCGAGGGCGGAGATCTGGGTGCAGGACATCGCCGGCAAGTACATGGCTGGACAGCTGGTTGTGCGGGTGCGGAGCTTCAACACGGGAGACGTGGAGGACTTCGTGCTGTTGGAGACGCCGACGCTGGGATTGTTCAGAGGGTACGTGCCGATGTCGACTGAAGTGTTGCCGAACCCCGACGCGGATAAGGCTAATCCGGTGCCGGGGATGGACAACGTGCTGTACGTGACGACGGCGGACAACCTGATCGCGAACTACGACCCGGACGGCGTTCCGGACAACGGGGACGAGGTGGAAGCTATCGGGGCGACGGAGTGCCCGACGGTGTCGGCGTATTATTTGAAGCACGTGGCGTGGGACACGGACCCGTGCGCGGACAACGACGGGTGGCTGGACGGAGGGGAGAGAGCGGACGTGGTCGTGTCGATCAACAACGTGAGCCAGGAGGTGTCGCTGGTGGGGGCGGAGGTGAGTCTGCGGACGAACGACCCGGCGGTGTCGATGTGCAAGAACGGGATATCGTTCGGGACGGTGCCGCCGCTGACGGTGGTGGACAACGCGGCGGACCCGTTTGAGATATGCGCGGACGACGCGCTGATCAGCTGGCCGGAAACTAACACGCCGTACCTGGTCGAGTTCGACGTGCACATCACGGCGGACAACTCGCAGGGTGCGCCGACGCGGCAGTTGATGGTGATGGCGCTGGACGTGGAGGCGGACGACACGGGATGCGATCCGGTGCCGTGGAGCGATGACTTCCAGACGGAGCCGTCGGGACAGCAGTTTTCGGCGTTGATGGACTCGGGCGTGGTGCCGTTGGGCAGGATGAACCAGGAGCCGGACAACGGGCTGTGTCCGCTGGTGGCGGACTTCTGCGGGGATGCGGCAGAGGGTGCGCAGTATCGGGAGGTGAACGACTGGAACATCACGCACACGGGCACTCAGCTGCGGCCGGAGGCCGGAGGCATCAAGGGCGACCTGCCGCCGATCGACCATACGGACGGCACGGGTAAGTGCTTTGCGAACAACCATGGCTACGATTCGGGCCTCCAGGTCTACGGCGGCGTCACGCCGTTGAAGGTGGACTACGCCTATACGAAGGGCTACGGTGGCGCAGTGGAGGGCGTGGCGTTTGCGCTGTGCGGCGAAGACGACCCGACCTGCATCCTCGCCGGCAATTGTTGTAGCGACGGTGTTGACAACGACTCGGACGGCGCCACGGACATTGCCGACAGGACGGGGTATGAGCTGCGGTTCTGGCACATGGCGCACATGC
- the rsmD gene encoding 16S rRNA (guanine(966)-N(2))-methyltransferase RsmD has translation MTARFPPVILEGMRVITGKFRGRKLQAPPGRGVRPPLDRVKEGYFNIVQGQVAGSNFLDLFAGSGSMGIEALSREARRVVFVEKRRDAQAVLEHNLEHVRLLLPYDPHIRMRPTAPGVENDAFEILPLDAKEGISRLAVRGETFQLAFVDPPYDYPHHESLLALLAESGTLDASSLVTIHHHKKRPMPPRVSNGILEQVRTRAYGQSVLSFYRLAAAAER, from the coding sequence TTGACCGCCCGTTTCCCGCCCGTCATACTGGAGGGGATGCGCGTCATCACGGGAAAGTTTCGCGGGCGGAAGCTCCAGGCGCCCCCCGGACGCGGCGTGCGGCCCCCGCTCGACCGCGTCAAGGAGGGTTACTTTAACATCGTGCAGGGGCAGGTGGCGGGGAGCAATTTTCTGGACCTCTTCGCCGGCTCGGGCTCGATGGGTATCGAGGCGCTGTCGCGTGAGGCGCGGCGGGTCGTCTTCGTGGAAAAGCGCCGTGACGCCCAGGCGGTTCTCGAGCACAACCTCGAGCACGTGCGGCTTCTTCTGCCCTACGACCCCCACATCCGCATGCGCCCGACGGCGCCCGGCGTGGAAAACGACGCGTTCGAGATCCTCCCCCTCGACGCGAAAGAGGGCATCTCGCGCCTCGCCGTGCGCGGGGAGACTTTCCAACTTGCCTTCGTGGACCCGCCCTACGACTATCCCCACCACGAGTCCCTGCTTGCGCTTCTCGCCGAAAGCGGCACGCTCGACGCCTCGTCCCTCGTCACCATCCACCACCACAAGAAGCGACCCATGCCGCCCCGCGTTTCCAACGGCATACTGGAACAAGTCCGCACCCGCGCCTACGGCCAGTCCGTGCTGAGCTTCTACCGGCTGGCGGCCGCCGCGGAGCGTTGA